In a genomic window of Anomalospiza imberbis isolate Cuckoo-Finch-1a 21T00152 chromosome 5, ASM3175350v1, whole genome shotgun sequence:
- the SNRPF gene encoding small nuclear ribonucleoprotein F, which yields MSLPLNPKPFLNGLTGKPVMVKLKWGMEYKGYLVSVDGYMNMQLANTEEYIDGALSGHLGEVLIRCNNVLYIRGVEEEEEDGEMRE from the exons ATG AGCCTGCCCCTCAACCCCAAGCCGTTCCTGAACGGGCTGACGGGGAAGCCGGTGATGGTGAAGCTGAAGTGGGGGATGGAGTACAAGGGCTACCTCGTCTCCGTGGACGGCTACATGAACATGCAG CTTGCAAACACAGAGGAGTACATAGACGGTGCGTTGTCTGGACACCTGGgtgaagttttgataag GTGCAATAATGTTTTGTACATCAGAGGtgtggaagaagaggaagaagacgGAGAAATGAGAGAATAG